A region from the Paraburkholderia youngii genome encodes:
- a CDS encoding DUF6726 family protein, with product MAWLVAGALLLPLGGCGAAALPCRVTAATLKVLPVVGHAAATPFDMCASAID from the coding sequence GTGGCGTGGCTCGTTGCCGGCGCGCTGCTGTTGCCGCTCGGCGGCTGCGGCGCCGCGGCGCTGCCATGCCGGGTCACGGCGGCGACCTTGAAAGTGCTGCCGGTCGTCGGCCATGCGGCGGCGACGCCTTTCGACATGTGTGCTTCCGCGATCGATTGA
- a CDS encoding flagellar basal body L-ring protein FlgH gives MTTLRLTLVLGAASCLAACSSTQTRSIVETPMAPPLASAPLNVNTQGAIYQAGAPLLLYETPRAQHIGDVLTIRLSESYSGNNSASASANRASSITATAADQSTNAAARLAKLFNIGSASTDYKGQGNLRDISDMTGTLAVTVIGTVSGGNLVVSGEKVIAMSGTRDRLRLSGIVNPKDIEAGNYVASSKVANARIEQAGLGMVNDATTMGWLQRMFLSVLTF, from the coding sequence ATGACCACGCTACGTCTGACCCTCGTGCTCGGCGCCGCGAGCTGTCTCGCGGCCTGTTCGAGCACGCAGACCAGGTCGATCGTCGAAACGCCGATGGCGCCGCCGCTCGCGTCCGCGCCGCTGAACGTCAACACGCAAGGCGCGATCTATCAGGCCGGTGCGCCGCTGCTGCTGTATGAGACGCCGCGCGCGCAGCATATCGGCGACGTGCTGACGATCCGGCTGTCCGAATCGTATAGCGGCAACAACAGCGCGAGCGCATCGGCGAACCGCGCGAGCAGCATCACCGCGACCGCCGCGGACCAATCGACGAACGCCGCCGCGCGGCTCGCGAAACTGTTCAACATCGGCTCGGCCAGCACCGACTACAAGGGGCAAGGCAATCTGCGCGACATCAGCGATATGACGGGCACGCTCGCCGTGACCGTGATCGGCACCGTGTCGGGCGGCAATCTCGTCGTGTCGGGCGAGAAGGTGATCGCGATGAGCGGTACCCGCGACCGTCTTCGGTTGTCGGGCATCGTCAATCCCAAGGATATCGAAGCAGGCAATTACGTTGCGTCGAGCAAGGTCGCGAACGCGCGCATCGAACAGGCGGGCCTCGGCATGGTCAACGACGCGACGACGATGGGCTGGCTGCAGCGGATGTTTCTGAGTGTGCTGACGTTTTGA
- a CDS encoding response regulator, with amino-acid sequence MNQTILIVDDDPVVRELVSEYLHGRGFNVSTLENGLALQRRLQQERPALVVLDIMMPELDGISALRALRVAGDDIPVILLTARADPIDRVIGLELGADDYLGKPFEPSELVARIRTVLRRRGSIAPGAPEQRAPYHFGRFEVNFPARELRRDGERITLRSSEFAMLKVFVTHAMTVLTRAQLLEKLHGNSEAHRNRSLDVSIWRLRRLIEVDPSEPRYVQTVWGRGYVFVPDGEIGAAERGLAPPPG; translated from the coding sequence ATGAACCAGACCATCCTGATCGTCGATGACGATCCCGTCGTACGCGAGCTCGTCAGCGAATATCTGCACGGGCGCGGCTTCAACGTCTCCACCCTCGAAAATGGCTTGGCGTTGCAGCGCAGATTGCAGCAGGAGCGTCCCGCGCTCGTCGTGCTCGACATCATGATGCCGGAGCTCGATGGCATCAGCGCGCTGCGCGCGTTGCGCGTCGCCGGCGACGACATTCCCGTGATTCTGCTGACCGCGCGCGCCGATCCGATCGATCGCGTGATCGGCCTCGAACTCGGCGCCGACGACTATCTCGGCAAGCCGTTCGAACCGAGCGAGCTCGTCGCGCGGATTCGCACGGTGCTGCGGCGTCGCGGCTCGATCGCGCCGGGCGCGCCGGAGCAACGCGCGCCCTATCATTTCGGCCGCTTCGAAGTGAACTTCCCCGCGCGCGAACTGCGCCGCGACGGCGAACGCATCACGCTGCGTTCGAGCGAATTCGCGATGCTGAAGGTGTTCGTCACGCACGCGATGACCGTGCTCACACGTGCGCAGCTGCTCGAGAAACTGCACGGCAATAGCGAAGCGCATCGCAATCGCAGTCTCGACGTATCGATCTGGCGCTTGCGTCGGCTGATCGAAGTGGACCCATCGGAACCGCGCTACGTGCAGACGGTGTGGGGACGCGGCTACGTGTTCGTGCCGGATGGCGAAATCGGCGCCGCCGAACGCGGGCTCGCGCCGCCGCCCGGCTAG